TGAAAGAGATCAAGGCAGCCTAAACTTGGTGTCCATTAAAGCGGGTCAAGTCCAGAGGGCCAAGCCGCCGTGAGCATTATGGTGCCGGAACCTGTGGCTGCCGTATGAAACGTCACAGTCACAGGAACGCTGCCTCCATAAGGAACTGACGCGCTCGATGGCGACAGGGAGCAGTTGCTGACCGCTCCGGCACACGAGCTGATGCTGAACGTCGCCGTGGTATTCGCGGTCCCCGTATTCTCGACATAGAACACGTAGGTCTGCGAGGTGCTGTTGCCAACAGCTGTGGTGCTCCCGTTCGCCGGACTCACGTCGAGTATCGCATTGCCGCCTATCATCGGCATTGCAGCTGGCTTCGTGCCCTGGGCGTGCAACAGTGCCGGAGTGAGTGTTGAACACAACGCGACGGCCGAGAGACAGATCCCGACTGCCGAGCGAAGCAGGATGAGAGCAATGCGAGAATCCGATCTCGGATAATTACTCATGACGATGCGGGGGCGTGAGAGGGGATGAGTCGACCGAGCAACCAGAAGGCGGGGATACTTCTCACCGGTGTAGACGCAATCCGGTGACGCACGAGAGGCGTCCTGGGAGATCGCGGCGACGATGGCAGCATGACTGGCGGCTTAGGCACGCCGAGTGCCATTTCAACACAAACGCTAAGTCTCGTTACCTCAACGACTTAGCGTTCACTCACCTTCCGGTTGTCGCATTTTGTCGCGCGACAGTCGCACCTTGTCGCGCGACAAAATGCGACAACCACTCGTTCCTACATCACGACCGGATCACTCGCGTATGCTCCTCGGACTCGCCCAACTCCTCCACCGCAGACACTGGCACACGACTCAACCCACGCGGAGCGCCTGACAGTCCCAACCTCTGCATGCGTCGATAAACTGTCGAGCGATCGACTCCTAGCGCTCGCGCAACGACATTCACGTTGCCTTGATAGGCAGCGAGCAATTCAAGGAACTTGCGCCGGTCGTTTTCCAGTTGCGATTCCAGTCCCACGGCTCCGCCACGCCCCCACGCAAGAACCTGCGTCACGTGCATTTCGCCTATGGTATTTCCGTTCGCGAGAAACGCCGCATGTTCGATCGCCTGCCGGAGTTCACGAACGTTGCCAGGCCAACTGTAGGCCTCGAGGCGTCGAAGCGCAGTCGGCGTGAAACTTATCTCGCCCGTGTTTGACGAGCCGGCAATCATCCGTGCAAAGTGCGCTGTCAACGGAGCGATATCCTCTGGATGATCGCGAAGCGCCGGAACTGTTATGACGATTCCCCGCAAACGGAATAGCAGATCCGTGCGGAATCGCCCGTCGCCTGAAGCCACCAGAAGATTGACGTTGGTAGCTGTAACGAGGCGGAAGTCCACCTTCTCGGTCACATCCGATCCGACAGCCGAAACCTCGTATGCATCGAGCACCCGCAGCATCTTGGCTTGCGCCAGCGGAGATAGCTCGCCAATCTCGTCGATAAATGCCGTGCCATGATTGGCACTGCGCAACAGGCCGGCACGATCGCGCACCGCTCCGCTGAACGCTCCACGCACGTGGCCGAGCACTTCGGTCTCG
Above is a window of Gemmatimonadota bacterium DNA encoding:
- a CDS encoding sigma 54-interacting transcriptional regulator, whose translation is MTHTSVNELIIGTSAVARNLRETVRRAAPHSAPVLIQGPTGAGKELVAHGLHVESGRRGRFVSFNAAAIPESLFETEVLGHVRGAFSGAVRDRAGLLRSANHGTAFIDEIGELSPLAQAKMLRVLDAYEVSAVGSDVTEKVDFRLVTATNVNLLVASGDGRFRTDLLFRLRGIVITVPALRDHPEDIAPLTAHFARMIAGSSNTGEISFTPTALRRLEAYSWPGNVRELRQAIEHAAFLANGNTIGEMHVTQVLAWGRGGAVGLESQLENDRRKFLELLAAYQGNVNVVARALGVDRSTVYRRMQRLGLSGAPRGLSRVPVSAVEELGESEEHTRVIRS